Proteins found in one Streptosporangiales bacterium genomic segment:
- a CDS encoding response regulator, with product MVIDAQPDIDVVGEAADGVQALDVLRATTVDVVLMDVRMPRMDGIEATRKICADPDGPRVLILTTFDLDEHAYAGPKAGASGFFLKDSPPADLLSAIRAVHSGEAVVAPSTTRRLLDRFVSSLPDEGGGTTTAVDLLTEREREVLVQLAHGKSNAEIGASLFVSEATVKTHVGRILTKLGLRDRVQAVVLAYESGLVRPGS from the coding sequence ATGGTCATCGACGCGCAGCCGGACATCGACGTGGTTGGCGAGGCGGCCGACGGTGTGCAGGCGCTCGACGTGCTGCGCGCGACCACCGTCGACGTGGTGCTGATGGACGTGCGGATGCCGCGGATGGACGGCATCGAGGCGACCCGCAAGATCTGTGCCGACCCTGATGGTCCCCGGGTGCTGATCCTCACCACCTTCGACCTGGACGAGCACGCGTACGCGGGCCCGAAGGCGGGTGCGTCCGGCTTCTTCCTGAAGGACTCGCCGCCGGCCGACCTGCTCTCCGCGATCCGCGCGGTGCACTCCGGTGAGGCGGTCGTCGCGCCGAGCACCACCAGGCGGCTGCTCGACCGGTTCGTGTCCTCGCTGCCCGACGAGGGCGGCGGTACGACGACGGCCGTGGACCTGCTGACCGAGCGGGAGCGCGAGGTGCTCGTGCAGCTCGCGCACGGCAAGTCGAACGCGGAGATCGGCGCGTCGCTGTTCGTCTCCGAGGCGACCGTGAAGACCCACGTCGGCCGCATCCTCACCAAGCTCGGCCTGCGCGACCGGGTGCAGGCCGTGGTGCTCGCGTACGAGAGCGGCCTGGTCCGTCCCGGCAGCTGA
- a CDS encoding sensor histidine kinase, with product MLAFLWAWMRRHPRIVDAGVAALFLLPNVLTGRVYPIEQAVGGWPLAYVFMVAMCIPLVWRRRWPVAVFAVLATVAFLQWAANHYLTLADAALWCAAYTVAANSSRAYTALTFLTMELGALLVVLRWAGAFPDGAVTFVWMTVCTLTTMVFGDSVRSRRAYYAELEARARRLEHEREQEAQLAVAEERARIARDMHDVVAHNVSVMVVQAEGAAYLMDTDPQRSRTAVQTVATTGRQALAEMRRLLGVLRSGDAPADERAPQPSIADLPDLVARVVAAGHPVDLQLCTATEGVDAGVGLTAYRAVQERR from the coding sequence CGTGCTGACCGGCCGCGTCTACCCGATCGAGCAGGCGGTCGGTGGCTGGCCGCTCGCGTACGTGTTCATGGTGGCCATGTGCATACCGCTGGTCTGGCGCAGGCGCTGGCCGGTGGCCGTGTTCGCGGTGCTGGCCACGGTGGCGTTCCTGCAGTGGGCGGCGAACCACTACCTGACCCTGGCCGACGCTGCCCTGTGGTGTGCCGCGTACACGGTGGCGGCGAACAGCAGCCGCGCCTACACGGCGCTGACGTTCCTGACCATGGAGCTCGGTGCCCTGCTGGTGGTGCTGCGATGGGCCGGTGCCTTCCCCGACGGTGCGGTCACGTTCGTCTGGATGACCGTCTGCACCCTGACGACGATGGTGTTCGGCGACAGCGTGCGCAGCAGGCGCGCCTACTACGCGGAGCTCGAGGCACGCGCCCGCCGGCTGGAGCACGAGCGCGAGCAGGAGGCGCAGCTGGCCGTCGCCGAGGAACGGGCGAGGATCGCCAGGGACATGCACGACGTCGTCGCGCACAACGTCAGCGTGATGGTGGTGCAGGCGGAGGGTGCCGCGTACCTGATGGACACCGACCCGCAGCGGTCCCGTACGGCCGTGCAGACGGTGGCCACCACCGGTCGGCAGGCGCTCGCGGAGATGCGCAGGCTGCTCGGTGTGCTGCGCTCAGGCGACGCCCCGGCCGACGAGCGCGCGCCACAGCCGAGCATTGCCGACCTGCCCGACCTGGTGGCACGCGTGGTCGCCGCGGGGCACCCGGTCGACCTGCAGCTGTGCACGGCCACCGAGGGCGTGGACGCGGGCGTCGGGCTCACCGCGTACCGGGCGGTGCAGGAGAGGCGCTGA